TCGGCCTCTTTCTTTTTCGCTGCCCGTTCCATGGCGATCTCGGCGGCCTGCGCCGCCCGCCGGATTTCGATTTCGCGTTCCTGCTGCAAACGCGCATATTCTTCCTCTTTGCTCAATTCAAGCTTTTGCCGCTCCGCTTCGAGGTTTTTATTTTGAATAGCAACTTTGGTGTCCTGCTCGATGTCATTACGCTTTTTACGGCGCGACTCAATGGCATCAGTGAGCATGGTCAAACCTTCAGCATCGAACGCATTGTCGGGATTGAAGTACTCCTTGCTGGTCTGGTCGAGCCCGGTCAGAGAAACGGATTCCAGCTCAAGGCCGTTTTTCAACAAATCCTCGGAAACCACCTGCTGGACCTTTTGAACAAAATCAACCCGTTTTTCATGCAGCTCTTCCATCGCCATTTCTGCGGCAACGGCACGCAAGGCATCGACGAATTTCCCCTCCACCAACTCTTTAAGCGCTTCGGGCTGGACGGTACGTAGGCCAAGCGTCTGAGCGGCGTTGGCAATCGATTCGGCTTCAGGTTTCACCCGCACATAAAATTCGGCCAACACGTCGACGCGCATACGATCCCGCGTGATCAATGCTTGTTCGTTGGCGCGATGGACGGCAAGTCGCAAGGTATTCATGTTGACTGGAATCGTTTCATGCAACACTGGAAGCACGAGCGCGCCCCCGTTCATGATAATCTTCTGCCCGCCAAAACCAGTCCGAACAAAGGACAGCTCTTTACTCGCTCGCTTGTAAAGCCGGGCAAAAATCATTCCGATCACGATCAGTGCCAGCACGCACACAAGTGCAAATCCGGCAATGGTTATCAACCCATCCATAAACGTTTCTCCTCAAAAATTTTATTTAATCCGCCCGTTGTCGCCGGTTAATCGACCAGGCTCTGATTCACATTTCGGATCGCCCGAAACACACTTGCTTTTTTGCTCACTACCAGCACCTGTTCCCCTTGTTGAAAAGCATCATCAACCACATCAGGTTCGACCATGAGGTAATGAGCCTGACCATGTTTATCAATGAGTTTTCCTTCTGCGGGTGAGCCCTGTTGGGCGGTTCCCAGAGTAATGACGGCAATGCGCCCGATAAACGACTTATCACTGACGGCACTGGTTTCGTCTTTTGGCAAGATATGAGCCAGCCCGCCTCCCAGCACACGGACAACTGGAAGGCTCACGAAAACCGAAAGCAGACTAGCCAGGAACGCGGGTAAAAAGGCACCGAAACTTTTCTGAGCCAGCAGTTGGATACTAAAACCAATCAGACCAAAGGCTGTCAGGAAAATCACCAGCAACATAAGGGCGGGAACCTCGCCGAAACGCAGCCATCCAAGTAAGCGTGACAGGGCAAACGGCGAGCTGCTGTCCGGTAAGTCCGCATCAAAATCAAGGTCCAAATCAGGAACCAAACCCTCCAAAAGCGTTGAAAGCCCCAGACCAAACAACATCCCCACTCCTTCGAGCAAGGCAATCAACAGTAGAATCGCCAGGGAGATCGAAAAAGGGAGATTCGGCCCGGAAGAGATGAATCCCATCATTCGAGATTCTCACCGGCTTTAACAGCGGCGAGGCGCTCCTTGATGCGGTTTTTGCGCGACAACTCCTCCAATTCAGCCAATTTCGCAGCGGCATCCGTCGATCCGGGCTGGCCGGGAAGACCGGTATTTTTCTCCATGATCCGGTCAAAGGCGGACCCGGCCCGGGCCGCTTTTTCAGTATAGTGTGCCTGGGCTGTGCCTTTTGATGCAGATACCGCCGAACAGTGTTCTGTTTTCTGGGCGACAACAAAACGCTGCAACTCTTCTTTCATCTCACGGCGTTTTGCCTGCAGGGCGGCGACAAAACCATTCAGCTCTTTCTCTTGGGCACCTGCTTCGAACACAGCCTTTTCAAGAACAGGAATCTGCGCTTCAATATCCATTTGCTGTGCAATGGCGACCTCGGCCAAATCATCCCGATTCTCAGAAACTGCCAGTTGAATTTTTGCTGAAAGGTCGCTGTGATTTTTGCGGCTTTCGGCCAGGCGTTGCTCGCAAAATGTTTTTGGGCCAGACTTTTTCCCAATTCCGCGCGTACGTCGTCCAAGGCGCTGTCCACTTCGCGAATCGCCTCTTCCATGACCATTTCGGGAGCAACGTTCTCAATCGCGTCCATCAAGGCGTTCATACTGCTGCTGACAATGCGTCCAACCCTGCCGGTGATGCTCTCTTTCATCCGTTTTCTCTCCTTTTTCGGTAAAAATGGGGGCGTTGTAATCAAAATGATTTCCGCTCCAGACCATAGTGTTGCAGAATATCGAACACTTTTTTCCCCAACGGCAGCTCAAAGGGTTCATGTTCCGTCTCGCTTTCAACCTTGCGTGACATCTCCTCTAGACATTGGAGCATCTCATGGGCGGTCCAGTTAAAGTAAACCCCGGCCTCAAACAGATAACGACCGATAACGCCCTGCTCCCCTCCCGACAGTGACAGACGCTTTGTGGCAATAAAACGGCTCAACGTTGCAAACGCATCTTCCACCCAGTTGCCGTCGGGATGCTCGACATAACCGTCAACAACCGGCGCTCCCAGGTCAAAAAAAAGCAGGCCGCTCTCTTCGTCCCGGTCAAGGAAATACTGTCGCGACGGGTTGTAATTGATCTGATAACAATCGAAAAAACTTTTGGCAGGAATGACCGCACCAACATCCCGATAAGAAAGCCTCACAGTGCCGGGAATATCCGGTGAGGCAAAAAATTGCAGCCCCACCCTTTTGGCGTCACGGTCGTAATACAAACTGCAAAAGCCCAATCCGTTCAGAGTGAAGGCATTCATCGTTCCTTTGCTGAGATGAAGGACACCTTGTTTCCAGACGGAGATTTTTTTTGACAGCCGCTCTCCGGGGCGTTCGAAGCGTTCATAAGCCATTGGCAGCACCCTCAATTTATGAGTTCTTGTTTATATTGTCAGCAGTCAACCATCTTGTCAATGTACTTCATTTAATTTGTCATTTTGAACAATAACACAGCAAACCGAAGATAACATATTGTTTCTAGAAGAAATTTTTAAAAACAAGCCCTAAGTAAAAACTATACTCCATCGACAATAAATAATTTTTCCCTATAAGAATAAATAATTTTGCTGATCAAAAAGGCAATCAACAGCATTTCTACTTCAGCCCTGTTTTACCAAGGCTCTCGTAGCACGGCATTCGTTCATCGACAAGAAAAGGGATGGGAGGAAACAGTTCTTCAGTAATGCGGACAGCAGGAAAGACAGGGAACCAGCGAGAACACGCGGAGACAGCAGATCAAGGACAAAAAAACAGTTGGACAGCGATGAAATCGCGTCTTTCTTGCCACAGCATCGACACAGAAAACCGACGGAAGCAAAACGTTTCGCCATGAGCTGGGCAAAAGACTCATGACGGTTGTGAGTTGTGAGTTGTGAGTTGTGAGTTGTGAGTTGTGAGTTGTGAGTTGTGAGTTGTGAGTTGTGAGGACCGCTTATCATCAGGTAACGACGCGACTCAAACGTATTTTCCCGTATCAGCCGGGCACAGAACGATCTTCACCGAAAAAAAGAATAGACCTCCTCGTCGACCTCAAGATCGTCATATTGGGGGCCGACAACCTGATACGTCCCCTGTCTGATCCGGTCAATCAACGCCTGCCGTTGCTCTCTTTTCATTGAATGACCGACCGTTCCCTGCCTGACCCAGTGCCCCTCAGCATCACGATCATAGAGTTCCGGCGCCAACCATTGATCGCGCATATCAAAAAAGATCAACTCCTCGACATCATCGCGATCAAGGTCGACAGGCAAAACGTAGCAGGTTTCCGTTCGGCACTGCCCGTCATCCAATATTTGAGAAAAGTCCTTGGGGACAGTGGCCTTGCCATCGACGGTTTCCACCTGCGGAAACGCGGCGCTGCCATCACTTTGTTTTTGCTTTTGCCATTGGTAATAGGTTTGGGCTTCGTTCACGGCAATGAGCCATGTTCTAAAGGCATCCTTGAGAGGATGGTCAGCGGGCAACGTGTTGAGCTGTTGCAAGTAGTTCAAACCGGGCTGGCCGAGGCGAAACTTAAGGGCACCGAAATCAAAATTCGCTGCTGAAACTTTTCCCGTCAACAGGCGATGGTATTGATTCCGGGCGCTCCACGCCACGGGATTCAGCAGCGGGCTATGAACGAGAAGGATCAGGATGCAAATCGCTAACGCAATGATCTGATTGCCCGGGCGGATCAGGCCAAGCCACGATGACGACCTCCTGAAAACAGCGAGCGAATAAACCAGACTGTAGCAGGTGGCGACAACGACCAAAACCATCAACAGGAAGCGGTTGGGGGTCAGGCCGTACTGATCAATACGCAGATATACGGAATAAGCACCGATCAGTGCGTACACGGGCAGCAGCACCAAGGCAAGCTCAAACAGGCGCGCCAAGCCTCCATGCAGTGGTCGCGCTGCGCCATCTTGGAAGATGCCGTTTATGAACAGAAGATTGGTGCCGAGCAAACAGAGCAGAACAGGTGTGGAATAACCAGTATCCCAGATCGGCTGTAAGCCGGTAAAGGGCAGGCTGAGGCCTAAAAGAACGGTAATCACCGCCGAGAGCGGCATCAGGAAAAAGCACAACGACAGTGCGATATGGCGCAATGCGCCAATCACCTGGTCATGTTTTCGCGTGAGACGGATACCCAACGAAAACACCACGGCCAAGCTCAGCCAAGGGAACACACCATTAAAGAACACAATCTCGAACAGCGCGATACCGACCATTTTGAATAGCATGACCCACAACACGATCAGCAGCCAGTAGGCCAGGGTCAACAGTGCCGCCACCAGCAGGATAAAAAAATTATCCCAACTGTGCTGGTAAAGATCCGCGTAACGATAACGGCCGTGGCGACGTGTCGGCCACGCCTGCACAAAAGGAATCAGAATATAGACCAGCAGGACGGAACAAATCGTCCAACTGGTCATTAAAACGCTCGTGCCGCGGTTGGACGATTGCGAACCTCCCGGCACCTGCCACATCAACCACGCCGATACTGCTGCGACAAGACCAGCCAAAAGTAGCGTCAGAACAAACTGCTGCCGATTAAAGCGCTCCCCTGCGGTCAATTGGACGCTCAGTCCGATGACGGCAATGGCTGTCATGGCGGCCAGAATCGCCGCTGCAGCAAGAGGAGAGTTTTTCGGCCACAAAGCCAGCCCCAAACTTCCGGCAAGGCCTTGAACAAGACCGACAAAAAGAGATAGGAGGAGTCCGAGATCTAGCAAAAACGGGCGTTTAGTCATAAGGAGAATCCGGGCGGAATAGATCGAAGGGCACGATGAAACGGACGATGTCAAAAAATCAAATGCAGCCGAAAACACACAAAAACCTGCTCAAGGGCTTGCGAAACAATCTTCACCCAAGAGACAAAACGGGGGCCGGTTACACCTTGTTCAGGGCAAAATGCGCAGCTGCTTTTTCGGCAATTGTCCGGCCAATACTTAACGATGCCGTCGCTGCCGGAGACGGAGCATTGAGCACATGAATCTGCCCCGGTTCCTCGAGAATTTTGAAATCGTCGAGCAGGGAGCCGTCTTCAGCCACAGCCTGAGCACGCACACCGGCACCACCGCGCACGATATCCTCTCCGACCAGGTCCGGCATCAGCTTTTGCAGATCAGCAACAAATTTACGTTTGGAAAACGAGCGATGGTATTCGTGTAAGCCGACGCGCCAGAAACGCCGTGCTACGGACAAAAAACCGGGATAGGTCAGCGTGTCCAATGTGTCCCGCAATGAAAAACTGCTTCGCCGGTAGCCTTCGCGCTTAAACGCCAAGACCGCATTGGGGCCAGCTTCCACCTCACCATGGATCATGCGCGTATAATGAACGCCGAGAAAAGGGAATTTGGCATCGGGCACCGGATAGATCAGATGCTTGACTTTCGAACGGCACTGCTCGGCAAGCGTGTAGTACTCACCACGAAACGGCACAATCCGCATATGCGGTTGCGTCCCACACATCAGGGCAATGCGGTCACACTGCAACCCGGCACAGTTAATAACAAAGGGCGTGTCAATCGGGCCTTGGCTGGTATGCAGCACAAAGCCCTGCTCAGCCCGCTCAACCCGCTGCACCTCACAGTTCAGACGAACGTCACCGCCACGTTCACGAATGAGGCGGGCATAGGTTTCCACTACTTTGACAAAATCGACAATGCCGGTTTCCGGCACCAGCAGCCCAGCGACCCCCCGCACATGGGGTTCTCGACGACTAATCCCTTCGCTGTCAAGACGTTCAATCCCTTTGAGCCCATTGGCAAGGCCACGTCGCTCCAGCTCATCCAGTGCAGGAAGTTCCTCTTCGCTGGTGGCAACAACAACTTTTCCACACTGTTCATGCGGGATCGCGTGCTCTGCACAGAAGGCATAGAGCGCATCACGTCCCTCAACACAGTTTTTCGCCTTGAGTGAGCCTGGCCGATAGTAGAGACCGGAATGAATGACGCCACTATTATTGCCCGTTTGATGCGCGGCAAGAGACGCTTCTTTTTCAACGATCAGGACACGACAGTCTTTGACCTGAGTGACCAAAGAAAGAGCGGTTGCAGTACCGACAATACCGCCACCGATGACAACGACATCACATGACATAGCACAATCCTGAACGATTTATGACTTGGATTCGGCTTCCTTGATCATATCTGCAACCTGGAGACGCACATCATCAATATGCACACGAACGATTTCGCCATGTTCCCGTTCACTGCGCACCAGACCTTCTGAGGCCCAGAACTTCAACGTTGTTGACTTGATGCCGAACTTTTCCGCTGCTGATTCAATCTCATACCAGGTTTTCACCAATGCCATCACGATCCTCCTTTCGTATCCACAGACAGCTCAGGGAGTGGCCGTCTTTATCATTAGTATATCTCGTATACACCACCTGCCCAGTCAAAGCAAAAAAATCTCTCATTATTCTAAAAGAAGAGAAGCCCGACAGACCAACTTCACAGTTACGCCCCTGCAATAAACGGTCACTTCAGCCACAGACGTTCATCGGCATCACTGCCGCAGGCAATATTTAATGAATGGAACACATTCGTGCGCAGACGAGACAAAAAGCAGTAAAGTCACCACGCAATGTTGTCGATAGGTGATAAAGACACACACTTTTCACGCGCCTGAGATTGAAGCTGTTTTCCATTTTATCCGAGCCAGGGATTTGCTTATGGGACCGGGAATTCTGGTCGCTGCGTTATCTGCGGCAACACGCCAGACCATCATAGAAGCCTTAAAAGAGACCTCCCCCTTTACCCAATATTTCGAAACGAACAGCGGTGTCGAAGCGCTGGACGTTCTGGGCAAAGACCCCATCGACGTCGTTGTTTGCGGCTTGCAGATCTACCAGTTGTCCGGCATTGAGGTGTTGCGCCGCATGCAACAGGATCCGGAATTATGCGATATCCCTTTCATCATCCTTGCTGATGACAATCGCACAAAGACCAAAATCAATCTTCTCGAGCAGGGAGCCAGTGATTACATTGTTCAACCGGTGGACATCGGCGAGCTTGTGGCACGGATTAAAGTTCAATTGAAAGTCAAGACGCTGCAAGACAACCTGAAACGCAGTAATCGTCTATTGCTCAACTTGTCCAGTACCGATTCTCTGACTCAACTCTACAACCGGCGTGTTCTGATGCGTACGTTACGTAGAGAGCTGGAACGTCAGAAGCGTAGCGGGGAACCGTTTTCACTGCTGATGGTGGATGTTGATCACTTCAAAATGATCAATGATGAATTCGGCCATATCAATGGAGACACGGTTCTGGTCAATCTGGCACGCATGCTGCGGAGCTACCTGCGGCCTTATGATGTGCCCACCCGTTTTGGCGGCGAAGAGTTCGCACTGGTGCTTCCAAATACACAGATGAACAGTGCCTATGATGTTGCTCAGAGATTAAGACTGGCAGCTAAGGAGTTGCGTTTCAGCGGTGATATACGCGATCTGGAAATCACCATCAGTATTGGTGTGGCCACCAGTCCCGGTGAAGGTGTAGAGTCCGAAGATGAGCTGTTACGCCAAGCTGACGATGCGCTCTACGCCGCGAAGAACGCCGGGCGCGACCAGGTGGTCTGCGCCCCGCAACGATCAGAAAAACAACAGGCAGGAGAACCGGATATTGCCTGAACAACCACCAACTCTATAAATCGTTGAGCAGACGATAGAGTTTCTTTTGGATATCCCAAACTTTATGCGCAGCAGCCAGTTGCTGCTCTTCAAGAAGTAGACGACCACGATCCAGAAGATTATGGGCATCAAGCAGGACCGGACTGAGTTCAGATTCAATCTTCATCCGCGGAATCGCGCCCACATCTTCGGCCATCCCGGCCAACATTTTCTGAGCCTGTTCAATGACGCGTAACGCCCGTGTTGCGCTAGAGGTTGCTTCATCATTTTCAAAGGCTTTTATCATCACACCAACTTCATCAACCAGATCACGATAACGCTCGGAAATACTCATCACGACACTCCTTTTCTATAAACCATGCTCAGGTCGACTGTAGCAAAGATGGACAATGAAATTTTCAGATTATTGGCTGCGCCCATACTAGTTGAAAGACACCCTGAAAAACAACGGCAAACCGATAAAAAAGTTGACTTTAGAGTATACGGACGTTAGTTTTTTGTTTAAAAAAATGTGAAAGCCCTGGGGGAGTTTATTACTGAGAGTCCTGTTGCAGGACGACCCTTAGAACCTGATCCGGATTATACCGGCGTAGGGAAGCGGCGCTCGATACGGGTATTTTCCCGTCGAAGGTCGCTTTCGCGACCTTTTTCTGTTTTAGGGCGAAATCCGCCCGGTCACAAATCATGATTATTATTCTAAACGAAAACAGAATGCAGGTAGAAGACAGTCAGAGTCTCTATGACCTGCGAGATCAGATCAAGCCGAAGGCGGATGTGTTGATCTGTAACGGCATGCCGGTACAGAGCGATCGCATTCTGCAGCCCTTCGACCACGTCATCCTTATCCAACGTGGCGAGATTCCTTCAGAAGCGGAACTGGAGTCCTTTCTGGTCGCACGCCATACGCCGGAAGTTCACGAGCCACTGAAACAGGCCACAATCGGCATTGCCGGAGCGGGTGGACTCGGCACATCAATTGCCATTGCCCTGGCCCGCGCAGGCATTGGTCGTATCATCATCGCCGATTATGATGTCGTGGAACCTTCAAACCTGAACCGCCAGCAATTTTTCGTCGATCAGATCGGCATGAACAAAGTTGATGCCCTTAAAGACAACCTGAAACGGATCAATCCGTTTATGACTGTTGATGCCGAACATCGCTTTCTGACGTCACAAAACCTGACAAACCTGTTCGCCGGAGTCAACATCCTCGTTGAAGCGGTGGACTGCGCTGAAACCAAGGCAATGATCACCGGGCACTGGTTGCGCACCTATCCCGACATCCCTCTGGTGGCCGGCTCGGGAATGGCCGGCTACGGTCCCGGTAACACCATTCGCACCCGACGTGCCATGGGCCAGCTGTATCTGTGCGGAGACGGCACCAGCGAAGTCGAGGCGGGACAGGGGCTCATGGCGCCACGCGTTGGTATTGCCGCCCACCACCAGGCCAACGTGGTCATTCGCCTGTTACTCGGCCTCGACCCCGTTGAGGAGGACGCATAACATGGACATCATCGTCAACAACCAAACCCGGACGATCAACTCAGGTTCGACTCTTGCTGAGCTGATTGCCGATATGGGCCTCGATGCGGCGCGCATCGCGGTCGAATACAATCGCGACATCCTGACCCGCGAACAACTGCCGGAGATTTCCCTGAACGAGGGAGATGTAATCGAGATCGTCAACTTTGTCGGTGGCGGTTAAGCCTACGCTGTTCACAACACGATCTCGTCTGCAATTTTATTTATCCGTGACGGACAGAATTTCGCCACGAGAAAGGGTATCACCATGGATCAACTGACCATTGCCGGTCGTACGTTCCGTTCCCGCCTGATGGTCGGAACCGGTAAATTCGCTTCAAATCAACAAATGGCCCAAACCATTGCCGCCTCTGGTGCTGAAATCGTGACCGTGGCTCTTCGCCGCGTCAATGTCGAAGATCAACAGGACGACCTGCTCAACCATATCGACCGCGACAAGTACCTGCTGCTGCCCAACACCAGCGGTGCCCGCGATGCCGAAGAAGCGATCCGCCTTGCCCGTCTGGCACGCGCCGCCGGATGTGAGCCGTGGGTCAAGCTGGAAGTCACTCCGGATCCTTATTATTTGCTGCCCGATCCCATCGAAACGCTGAAGGCCGCCGAGGTTCTCGTCAAAGAAGGTTTTATCGTCCTGCCTTATATCAATGCCGACCCGGTGCTGGCCAAGCACCTTCAAGAGGTCGGGGTCGCAACCGTCATGCCTCTTGGAGCACCGATCGGGACCAACAAAGGTTTAAAAACCCGTGATAACGTCGCCATCATCATTGAGCAGGCCATCGTTCCCGTCGTCGTGGATGCCGGGCTTGGCGCTCCGTCCCATGCTGCGGAAGCCATGGAACTTGGAGCGGATGCGGTTCTGGTTAACACGGCCATGGCGGTTGCCGGTAATCCAATCATGATGGCAGAAGCCTTCGGCAAAGCCGTGGAAGCCGGACGCATGGGCTATCTGGCTGGCCTCGGCAAACAGCGCAATCAGGCCGAAGCCTCCAGCCCTCTCACCGGATTTTTACGGGAGGAATAATCATCATGAGCTTTGCCGACGAAATACTGAACTATCCGGCCGAACAGATTCGTGAACAGATGGACAAAACCACGAGCCTTCAGGTTGAACAGGCCTTGGCTGCTGAACGTCTGACGCCCAACGACTACCTGACGCTACTGTCACCCGCGGCACTTGATTATCTTGAGCCCATGGCTCAAAGAGCGCATCAAGTCACCCGCCAGCGTTTCGGCAACATCATCCAGCTCTATACGCCGCTCTATCTTTCTAACGAATGCAGTAACGGGTGTAAATACTGCGGGTTTAACGCCAGCAACAAAATCCCCCGGGCCACTCTTACTTTTGATCAGGTTGAGCAGGAGGCTCAGATCATCCACGACTACGGCTTTCGCGCCATTTTACTGCTTACCGGCGAGCACACCACGATGGCCGACAACAGTTACTTGGCCACAGCGGTAGAACGGATCAAACCGCTGTTCAGTTCCATCAGTATCGAGGTCTACCCGATGGATACGGACGGCTACAAACAGATGGTGGCTGCCGGGGTGGATGGACTGACGCTCTATCAAGAGACCTACGACCCGGTGCTCTACGAACAACTGCATCCGTTTGGCAAAAAACGCGATTACCGCTATCGCCTTGAAGCGCCGGACCGTGCCGGTGAAGCCGGTCTCCGTCGCATCGGCGTCGGCGCCCTGCTCGGACTCGGCCCCTTTGAAAGCGAGGCCTTTTATACCGGTCTGCACGCCTATTACCTGGCGCACCGCTACTGGCGCAGCCATGTCAGCATCTCGTTTCCCCGCATCCGTCCGGCGGATGGCGGCTTTGCCCCGATCAATCCGGTCAACGACAAACAGCTGGTTCAGGCGGTGTGTGCCTCACGCCTGCTGATTCCGGATGCCGCCCTGTTCCTGTCCACCCGTGAAAGCGCTCAATTCCGTGACAGCCTCATGCCGCTGGGCATCACCCATATGAGTGCCGGGTCCTGTACCGCTCCCGGTGGTCATGCCGAGCAGGGTAAGAACAAGGAACAATTTGTCATTGACGATGACCGCACTCCGGAACAAATGAGTGAAGTGATCCGGGCCAAAGGCTATGAAGCGGTGTGGAAAGACTGGGATAGTGCCTTTCTCAATGCATCGTCCATGTAATGATGACGGTCGATTTCTCCCTCTATCTGATCACGGATCGTCACAAAGTGACCACCCCCACCTTGCAGGACGCTGTGGAAGCGGCCTTGCAGGGAGGGGTGCGGGCCGTTCAGTTACGGGAAAAAGACCTGTCGTCCGTCGAGCTCTACGATCTCGCTGTTTCTCTGCGACGGTTAACCTCCCGTCATCAGGCAAAACTTCTGATCAATGACCGCATCGATATTGCGCTGGCTGCAAACGCCGACGGTGTCCATTTGACAGAACAATCACTGCCGGTGAACATCGCGCGCCAACTCATCGGTCCGGACAGGCTGCTGGCGGTCTCCACTCACCACCTTGATAAAGCCTTGTCCTGTGCACAACAGGGCGCCGACTTTATCACCTTTAGCCCCATCTACGACACGCCATCCAAATTACACTACGGCCCGCCGCAAGGACTCGAAAGATTACGCGAAGTCTGCCGTCGTAGTACCATTCCGGTCTTTGCTCTCGGGGGCATCACGGCCCAGCGATGGCATGACGTGAAAACCGCCGGTGCACAAGGATGCGCCGTCATTTCAGCCATCATCGGTCAGCAAGACCCAAAAACGGCTGCAGAAACGTTCCTCAGCGCCTAACAGACTGGTGTCAATACAACTCCAATGGGTTCACCTCATAGAGAAGCTAGCCAGACACGCTTGACAAACAGCGATGGTTTTTACATGGTGTCTTTAGAAAGAAACCCCATTCTTTTCATCAAGGAGCCCATCAATGAAACTATGCTTTCCTATCACCGAAGATAACGGTCTCGACAGTCGCGTCTTCAGCCATTTTGGCGTGACCCCCAATATACTGGTCGTCAATACGGAAACACAGGAATTAGACGTCGTTGCAGTTCACACACCGGAAGAGGAAGGCGGCCTCAATAAAGTGATCAGCTCTCTCAAAGCCATCGCACCTGACGGCATTGCCCTGGCAGGGATCGGCCAGGGCGCACTGGATCGCCTTCGTCAACAAGGTTTCAAGGTCTATCGCGCAGAAGAGACCGTCTGCGCGACCTTGGACAATCTGGCTCAAGGTGCGTTGCAGGAATGGCCGGACACAACCACGTGCACCGGCCTGGATGATGCGACCCTCGAAGAACTCAGTCGGGTCACCGGTTTGGACATTACCATCGACAAATCGTGCTAAACATCCATCGGCGGCATGCATCAGTACATATCATGATGCGTGCCGCCTTCGCTCTGCCAGATCACACCCGTCTTCTCTTTGGTGCTTTCTGCTCACAAGGAACTGCCGTCGTACATAAACCACAGCCGGAAATATCAACACCAAAACGTTCATTACACTGGGGATTGACCTCCGTGCGCGTATAGTCGTGACACATTCGTTTATCGTGCCCCTGAGAAGAGATGGCCGCTGCAGGACAGCGCTTGATACACACCCCACAGCTCCCATCCTGATAAAAAGAGCACCGTGCATAAGGATCATCACTGATCCGCCGTGTGCGGGGTAACACCGCACTGGTCACAACGCTACCGACGCGGTGAGCGACACCCGCATCACTGATAAACGCATCACTCAGACCAAAGCTGCCCATACCGGCGACAAATGCCGCATGACGTTCCGACCAGTTCGAGGTACAGGTATCATAATCCGCCTGCCATTGTTCCAACAGCAATGGTGCAGCAGCCTGAAAGCCCTGATCTGAAAAAAACCGTTGCGCCCTGCGACGAAGGTCCTGATTGATCTGTTCGCCAAAGTGACGGGTGTGAGCCCACTGTTGCGACGGATACTGGCGTTGCTGCCGATTGGCAAGAATCGTGTCTTTAATGATCGGCAAAATCCAGACGATAACAGTTCCCTGCTCTGCCGCAGCACCATAACGGCAGGCAAGCACTTCACGTGGCGTCATATGGTCGGGACCGATGATCTTTTTGAAGCGCTCAAACAGGACATCA
This is a stretch of genomic DNA from uncultured Desulfuromonas sp.. It encodes these proteins:
- the thiS gene encoding sulfur carrier protein ThiS, with the protein product MDIIVNNQTRTINSGSTLAELIADMGLDAARIAVEYNRDILTREQLPEISLNEGDVIEIVNFVGGG
- a CDS encoding thiazole synthase → MDQLTIAGRTFRSRLMVGTGKFASNQQMAQTIAASGAEIVTVALRRVNVEDQQDDLLNHIDRDKYLLLPNTSGARDAEEAIRLARLARAAGCEPWVKLEVTPDPYYLLPDPIETLKAAEVLVKEGFIVLPYINADPVLAKHLQEVGVATVMPLGAPIGTNKGLKTRDNVAIIIEQAIVPVVVDAGLGAPSHAAEAMELGADAVLVNTAMAVAGNPIMMAEAFGKAVEAGRMGYLAGLGKQRNQAEASSPLTGFLREE
- the thiH gene encoding 2-iminoacetate synthase ThiH; amino-acid sequence: MSFADEILNYPAEQIREQMDKTTSLQVEQALAAERLTPNDYLTLLSPAALDYLEPMAQRAHQVTRQRFGNIIQLYTPLYLSNECSNGCKYCGFNASNKIPRATLTFDQVEQEAQIIHDYGFRAILLLTGEHTTMADNSYLATAVERIKPLFSSISIEVYPMDTDGYKQMVAAGVDGLTLYQETYDPVLYEQLHPFGKKRDYRYRLEAPDRAGEAGLRRIGVGALLGLGPFESEAFYTGLHAYYLAHRYWRSHVSISFPRIRPADGGFAPINPVNDKQLVQAVCASRLLIPDAALFLSTRESAQFRDSLMPLGITHMSAGSCTAPGGHAEQGKNKEQFVIDDDRTPEQMSEVIRAKGYEAVWKDWDSAFLNASSM
- the thiE gene encoding thiamine phosphate synthase, which gives rise to MMTVDFSLYLITDRHKVTTPTLQDAVEAALQGGVRAVQLREKDLSSVELYDLAVSLRRLTSRHQAKLLINDRIDIALAANADGVHLTEQSLPVNIARQLIGPDRLLAVSTHHLDKALSCAQQGADFITFSPIYDTPSKLHYGPPQGLERLREVCRRSTIPVFALGGITAQRWHDVKTAGAQGCAVISAIIGQQDPKTAAETFLSA
- a CDS encoding NifB/NifX family molybdenum-iron cluster-binding protein, translated to MKLCFPITEDNGLDSRVFSHFGVTPNILVVNTETQELDVVAVHTPEEEGGLNKVISSLKAIAPDGIALAGIGQGALDRLRQQGFKVYRAEETVCATLDNLAQGALQEWPDTTTCTGLDDATLEELSRVTGLDITIDKSC
- a CDS encoding epoxyqueuosine reductase, with the protein product MQTFEQMVQSVLDVQEYFSPALFGYADLNDVLFERFKKIIGPDHMTPREVLACRYGAAAEQGTVIVWILPIIKDTILANRQQRQYPSQQWAHTRHFGEQINQDLRRRAQRFFSDQGFQAAAPLLLEQWQADYDTCTSNWSERHAAFVAGMGSFGLSDAFISDAGVAHRVGSVVTSAVLPRTRRISDDPYARCSFYQDGSCGVCIKRCPAAAISSQGHDKRMCHDYTRTEVNPQCNERFGVDISGCGLCTTAVPCEQKAPKRRRV